A window of the Tachyglossus aculeatus isolate mTacAcu1 chromosome 2, mTacAcu1.pri, whole genome shotgun sequence genome harbors these coding sequences:
- the LOC119922987 gene encoding extensin-like, giving the protein MPSPTPRARDTSHTDTPPSAAGHAPTCGGPRPHLPRTTPPSAAGHAPPRPGSAPTETGHAPSCIRPRPPVSGHALLRRATPQRRQATPPLRQATPLLLQATPPYAACPLLRRATPLPRQATPPPALDHAPSALGRAPPAGDHAPSAPGHAPPRLGHASFSVRPRPRRRRTTPPCAVPQRRQATPPLRQTTPLCNRPRPPAQDHAPTASCPAPPQRTTPYLPQTTPRPRQTTPPSASGPAPSAPGHAPCLKDHAPPTGPRPYASQGHAPPNNNKNNKNNGKVNQV; this is encoded by the exons ATGCCGTCCCCGACGCCGAGGGCCCGCGACACGTCACACACCGACACGCCCCCTTCGgcggcaggccacgcccccacctGCGGCGGACCACGCCCCCACCTGCCTCGGACCACGCCCCCTTCTGCAGCGGGCCACGCCCCTCCGCGTCCAGGCAGCGCCCCAACGgagacaggccacgccccctcctgcATCAGGCCACGCCCACCCGTGTCAGGCCACGCCCTCCTGCGTCGGGCCACGCCCCAACGgcgacaggccacgccccctctacGCCAGGCCACTCCCCTCCTgcttcaggccacgcccccttatgC GGCATGCCCCCTCCTGCGTCGGGCCACGCCCCTTCCacgtcaggccacgcccccacctGCCTTGGACCACGCCCCATCGGCATTGGGCCGCGCCCCTCCTGCGGGGGACCACGCCCCTTCAgcgccaggccacgcccctccgcgCCTAG GCCACGCCTCCTTCAgcgtcaggccacgcccccgccgGCGCCGGACCACGCCCCCCTGC GCAGTGCCCCAGCGgcgtcaggccacgccccctctgcgCCAGACCACGCCCCTCTGCAACCGACCACGCCCACCCGCACAAGACCACGCCCCAACGGCCTCATGCCCCGCCCCTCCACAGAGGACCACGCCCTACCTGCCCCAGACCACGCCCCGTCCGCGCCAGACCACGCCCCCTTccgcctctggccccgccccctcggcacCAGGTCATGCCCCTTGTCTCAAAGACCACGCCCCTCCGACCGGGCCACGCCCTTATGCCTCGCAAGGCCACGCCCCTccgaacaataataagaataataagaataacggcAAGGTGAACCAGGTTTGA